From the genome of Spinacia oleracea cultivar Varoflay chromosome 2, BTI_SOV_V1, whole genome shotgun sequence, one region includes:
- the LOC110781279 gene encoding uncharacterized protein: protein MKSPAEGRDPKLYCQFHEDIGHDTKDCRSLKRALDGLASIGHLKSYLLRSTHGTGKSHYKKNKSPVSAGEGNHSEGGFVAVISRGPAIGGPTMRGQKDYARRLGQVMLSGKSPMDPFPRIEIYESDGGRIATPHDDPLVVEIKISNLREKRILIDTGSSSDIMSMECLSRLAHVPKTIESIQYPIIGFGGSIIHPVGVITLPVRIGGRNDGRKMDVDLLIVRDLTAYNVILGRPTLNKTKVVVVTHLMLLKYVCDDISIGTIHGDQQQARDCYLTTLNPSAWKREPAGTKGKREYEEEPPAAEETTLIKLEKSG from the coding sequence ATGAAATCCCCTGCTGAGGGTCGAGATCCCAAGCTGTATTGCCAATTCCACGAAGATATAGGTCATGATACCAAAGATTGTAGAAGCCTGAAAAGGGCTCTGGATGGTCTAGCTTCCATAGGACACTTAAAGAGCTACCTTCTGAGAAGTACCCACGGCACGGGAAAAAGTCACTATAAGAAGAACAAGTCACCCGTCTCGGCCGGAGAAGGGAATCATAGTGAAGGGGgctttgtagccgtcatatcaaGAGGCCCTGCCATtggaggacccaccatgagggGACAAAAAGATTATGCCCGTCGGTTAGGTCAAGTAATGTTGTCTGGAAAGTCACCGATGGACCCGTTCCCTCGGATAGAAATATATGAATCAGATGGAGGACGCAtagccaccccgcatgacgaccCCCTCGTCGTCGAAATCAAGATCTCCAACTTGAGGGAAAAGCGCATATTGATAGATACagggagctcgtccgacataatgagcATGGAGTGCCTGAGCCGTCTAGCTCATGTCCCTAAGACCATTGAAAGCATCCAATATCCTATCATCGGTTTTGGAGGAAGCATCATACATCCTGTAGGCGTCATAACCCTACCAGTACGGATAGGAGGACGTAATGATGGGAGAAAGATGGATGTAGATTTGCTAATTGTCAGGGACCTCACAGCGTACAACGTCATCCTGGGACGTCCCACTCTGAACAAGACCAAAGTTGTGGTCGTCACTCATCTCATGCTCCTAAAGTACGTGTGTGATGACATATCCATAGGAACCATTCATGGAGATCAACAGCAAGCACGAGACTGTTATCTCACCACTCTCAACCCTTCAGCATGGAAAAGGGAGCCAGCCGGAACCAAAGGCAAAAGAGAGTACGAAGAGGAGCCACCAGCAGCTGAAGAAACTACCCTAATTAAGTTAGAAAAAAGTGGCTAA